agattcacaacacatgaattacattTGTGCATTGAAATATTGCgcataatatttttaattatgcttttgtaatggtagccagctggttcACGAtaagctgtgcagtgtgtaaacttcactctcctggccttaagagaaACACTAGCAACTGAGGCTTGGTCCATGGCTTTTATAGCCTCCTTTCTAGCACATCTGGCCCCATGCCGGGGTTCGAATGCCACTCTGGGTAGGTTGAGTAGGAATGGTGACacttgcaatttgatttacacCCTGTACAAAACGTTCTGTGCAAAAATGTACGCTTGCAGTTTGATTTAAGCTTTCACAAATTTTACGCTGTGTGTGCAGATCATTTAGGTAATATttcatcttaaaataaaaaaaactgatgcTAGTAACTGATGAgaatcttttgtgtgtgtgtgtgtgtgagctgttcATTTAATACTGTAGTTTTATCCTAAACAGAATGGTGCTATCACGAGCCAGCCTGCGGTaagtatgatttattttttgcacCCTAAAATACACATAGAAATCAAATTTAACAAATTCTTGCTCAATTTACTTTTAGAATTCCACATTATGGGTGTTTGAGTGTATCAGCATGCTCTTATGTATAATTTTATGAGCAAAAGTACATTTTCTGGTTTTATGTTCATTTGTAATAGATTTTACCAATTGGCCCAAAATTGTCTCACAATTCTGCAATGGATCAAGGCAATCTCCCATTGATATTGTGACTGCAAATGTTCAGGCAAATCCCAAACTGACCACATTCAACTTTACTGGTTTTGATGACAACGCAACCTTTTTGACAATTGCAAACAGTGCCAATTCTGGTAAGGGGTGCTGCCCAACAGGAAATGTAATTTGTTGATGTTTTCTACAGTTATTTTACACACTGAtcatatgctgttttttttaggGTTTGCTATTTCTTACTAAATATAGTCTGGTTGGCTTACAATTCAATACTTGTATTTTAATTACAAGTGACTGTATTTGTCTTATtgtgttgtttatgtcttgttaaAGATTAATTGATTGATAATACCTGTGATAAAGCTAtcacaacatttacattaatttatttagttaatgctttatttatttatttttcaaagagaCCTGTGAGGAATACTGCAACAAAAGCATTTCATCCTTTAAACACAGTAATGCTCAGAAAAGTACAAAAGTAGACGCTAGTTGAGAAATGTTGGCGATACACAGTGCCTGATGCTCAACCTCAGTGTTGATATAGTATGTGGTTGAACTTGTAAGTAAAATATTATTGGTCTTCTTAGTGGTGGTCAGCCTGGATCATGCTAAAATGGCAGTGGAGGGAGGTGATCTTCCAGGTCTTTATAACTCTGATAGTTTCCATCTCCACTGGGGTAACGGCAGCTCCGGACCTGGCTCTGAGCACACTGTGGATGGCAAACAATACCCAATGGAGGTATAAATAAGTTAGGAAATAATAACTGAACTAATTAATTTACGTGTATGTGATCAATTCTGCACTGTGTCACTTTAATTCTGTCTCTCAGCTGCACATCGTGAACATTCATTCAAAGTACAACAGGAGTGTTAAAGCGGCTTTAGATGCTAATGACGCAACAGGATTAGCTGTTCTTGGTTTCTTCATCGAGGTAAGCAATGCCATCTTTATGACATTCAGAGATGGGAAATGCAACCCTTAAgtaaatacatattataaatgtatctttatttaaCCATTAGGGAACCAATGacacaagcaaaacaaaaagctGGGAAATCTTAACATCTTACTTGTCAAACATCACCAATGCAGGTAAGGAAATGGTTTTGTCAACTGCCCATACAGTTTGaatgcttaaccctctggggtcgacggatgcgccggcgcgtcctgctggatattttcgtcattacagcagaaacaacttaaaatactccgtcatttttgggtatacagataagtttaagacatcattagaaactataaagggtctacttttatttgtgtaccctcacaataacaacaaaatcttgtgcttttgtaaaataaagaaaataaaaagggtgagctttcagcagtctctgtgttcacgagcatatttctgaaacacttctcaaaaatgaactgaaactctgcgaatacttatcacacaaacatgaaacatatgtctaaagaaagcttaaaatgtctacttttaaataaaacaattcaaatttaaaacaaatattctcctgcaatgtaatctgtatgaaaaaaAGCGATGTACATTTTCTTCATGCTCaactcattatctgtaatgtgttcacacccaccagcagagcgcgccattcatacgctaatgtagtgagatgatcaatgcaaatggtgcacGCCCTGACTGTGTtcagaggtttaatgtaaacacaacacagctcaacttttctgcgtgtttgtaacgatacacatgcgatcaaactcctggatattaagaaagagttaacattttcctaagaagaagagcgggactccgatgaacatttgtattttgaagagagacttgatccagccgaggatacaatttcagatgagtaagtcctttagttttctttagctgacatgctattttatataaacatgttcatattttacaagtgggactgtttccagacttgccagccaggattcagagtgttgacatttgaaatatgactcctaataagcaagttttatttacatttaaatgctgtttaggctaaagcaggcatttgaaTTGTATGCtgtttgatataaatatgatgtgtaaTATGATAGAAAAATAATACGAAtgtatagattatattttaaccagcgTTTATGccgcctcatt
This window of the Xyrauchen texanus isolate HMW12.3.18 chromosome 40, RBS_HiC_50CHRs, whole genome shotgun sequence genome carries:
- the LOC127633227 gene encoding carbonic anhydrase 4-like; protein product: MIVLLVTFLAAILCPTAHSAESTVEWCYHEPACDFTNWPKIVSQFCNGSRQSPIDIVTANVQANPKLTTFNFTGFDDNATFLTIANSANSVVVSLDHAKMAVEGGDLPGLYNSDSFHLHWGNGSSGPGSEHTVDGKQYPMELHIVNIHSKYNRSVKAALDANDATGLAVLGFFIEGTNDTSKTKSWEILTSYLSNITNAGQATSDIMYQITMDSLLENVDRTKYYRYQGSLTTPSCNEVVIWTVFKDTIKVSHELIRLFSSTVHLSGTSPQMLITNNFRGVQSLNSRVVTSQVAGTVTAGTATAGTVTSSATTTYFCITTIFIFSCLCWL